A region from the Lolium perenne isolate Kyuss_39 chromosome 4, Kyuss_2.0, whole genome shotgun sequence genome encodes:
- the LOC127347637 gene encoding uncharacterized protein has translation MEEERCAAAAFDEIRRLPAEVNWEMLGAALFSGVSAALYPAVVVKTHLQVAPPPQAAAATVTVPARAFYMAALEATKSSVGPAAVRLGVSEPAASAIASAAAGVSAAVAAQVVWTTVDVVSQRLVVHSARRPLDLLNNPDLVAADAVVSFRAALWFWMALQADKPSSHAWSRSTTSAGEDQIEDKRRRGPDRGQAPAWT, from the exons ATGGAGGAGGAGCGGTGCGCGGCGGCAGCGTTCGACGAGATCCGGCGCCTCCCCGCCGAGGTGAACTGGGAGATGCTCGGCGCCGCGCTCTTCTCAGGCGTCTCCGCCGCGCTCTACCCGGCCGTCGTTGTCAAGACGCACCTCCAGGTGGCGCCGCCCCCGCAGGCTGCCGCCGCCACCGT CACCGTCCCGGCCCGCGCGTTCTACATGGCGGCGCTCGAGGCCACCAAGAGCTCCGTCGGGCCCGCCGCCGTCCGCCTCGGCGTCTCCGAGCCGGCCGCTTCAGCAATCGCCTCGGCCGCCGCGGGCGtgtccgccgccgtcgccgcgcagGTGGTCTGGACCACCGTCGACGTCGTCAGCCAGCGCCTCGTGGTCCACAGCGCCCGACGGCCCCTTGACCTGCTGAACAACCCGGACCTGGTGGCGGCGGACGCGGTGGTGTCCTTCAGGGCGGCACTCTGGTTCTGGATGGCCCTGCAGGCGGACAAGCCGTCGTCGCACGCGTGGTCCAGATCGACGACGAGCGCCGGCGAGGACCAGATCGAGGACAAGCGCCGGCGAGGACCAGATCGAGGACAAGCGCCGGcgtggacttga